CCCTGACGAGCCTCATCTGTTTACTTCAAATCAAAAAGAAGGAATTCAGTTTCTTTGTTGGCTTTGAATCTTAGCAACTCTTCATCCTGAATTGCCATTCCATCGCCTGAGGACATCACTTTTCCATTCACCTCAAGTTCGCCCTCTGCCAACTGAACCCAGGCTCCACGGCCTTTGCGCAGTTTAAATTCTTTTTCCACACCTGGCTCAAGCACAGAAGCATAAAGATCCGTATCTTGATTGATCTTTTGACTGTCATCACGCCCGTCTTTTGAGACAAGAAGTTTCAATTGATTCAATTTTTGCTCACGGGTGAAAGATTGTTGCGTGTATCCAGGTTTTGCACCACTCACGTCAGGCATGATCCAAATCTGGAATAATTGCAGGTCTTCATCCGGCGAAGGGTTGTATTCGCTATGACTGATGCCCGTGCCCGCGTGCATAGTTTGAACTTCGCCCGCCGTGATTTCACCTACATTACCAAGGCTGTCTTTGTGCGCGACTTTGCCTTTTAAAACATAAGTGATGATTTCCATATCACGGTGAGGATGCGCCGGAAAGCCTGCTCCTTTAGCGATCCAGTCTTGATTGATCACACGTAAATCGCGAAATCCCATGAATTGAGGATCATAGTAATCGCTGAACGAAAATGTGTGGCGTGATTTCAACCAACCACCAAACTCGGCATAACCTCTTTCGTCTGATTTACGTAGATACATCATAAACTCTTCCTTTAACCTCGTTTTAACAAAGGCTTGTAACTATCAAAGTAAGCAATTCCTAAGAATACATTGAGCACTAAAATTAAAATTGCAAGCCCTACGCCCGCCGGGTCAAGAACACCGTGATAAAGCATGATGTTCAAGGTGATCGGCGCAATTATCACCAGTGCAAGAGGCACAGCGATGTTAAGCAGCAACAAGATTCCGACTGCAATCTCTGTCACCTTCATGAAAGGAAAAAAATACGGATTGGCCATCAAGCCCGAAAGGAACTTAAGCCCGGCTTCTGGTGGCGGAGGCTGCGGAAGAAAGTGGAAAAAGAAATTCAGCCCGAAGACCACCCATAAAAGACCGAAGATCAAACGTGCTGCTAGTTTTGCTTTGTTCATTGGAAAACTCCTTATTTGTTATTCCTTATGCCCCTTAGTATATAAAACTAGACGATCTAAAAAAATTATAATTTTTCTATTAACATGATCTAATTTTTAGATATACTGTGAGGGTATGACGTTAGATCAACTGCAAGTTCTGCAAACCATCGTGACCACCGGAAGCTTTCGAGCGGCTTCCCAGGAACTGCACCGCGCGCAAAGTGCTGTGAGTTATTCCATTCGTTCGTTGGAAAACGAATTGGGATTTAAAATTTTCAATCGCGATCAGTACCGTCCGCAGCTCACCCCGCAGGGCCGTTCTTTTTTAAAGAAGGCGGATGATTTGATTTTTCAATTCAATGAATTGGAAGAGACTGCTGAGTTTTTAAAAAGAGGACATGAACCGATTCTCCGTTTGGCCGTCAGCGCTCTGTGGCCCCTCCCGTCTTTGGTCAGCGCGCTGAAGGAATTCACCGCCCGGTTTCCCCAGACGGAGATCAAAATCATTCATGATATTCTTAGCAACGACGAACAACTTTTGGAGGATCGCGCGGATTTAGCTCTGGGACATATCTACAACGATTCAAGTCTTTTGATCACAGAACCTCTGTTTGAAGTTTCTATGATCGCCTCTTGTGCCGCGACTCACCCCTTGGCTAAACCGCGAGGCAAAGCGACAGATGAAATGTTGGGGAAATATCCGCAGATCATCATGTCGACAACACTGCAAAGTTCAAAGCGCTCTGGCGGGATTGTGAATATGGATAACGTGATCAGCGTTCAGGATTACGCGACGAAAAAAGCGTTTCTCGTCGGTGGATTGGGCTGGGGATTGATGCCAGAGCACGTGATTCACGAGGAAATCAAGGATAAAACTCTTGTGACGTTGCCGCAAAAGCAACATCGCTCCAAGGTTCACATTGCGCGTCACTCTCAGAGGGAGTTGGGCCCGTGCGGTAAATTCATCTGGGACTACTTTTCAAATAGACAAAAAAAGAAGCTCAAATAAAATAACATTCATCTTACGTACCTCCCGAGGTGATCCATGAAGCAATACCATGATTTATTGAAAGCAGTTCTTGAGAACGGCGTGAAAAAAGAAGACCGCACTGGCACTGGCACGATTTCGATGTTTGGTTATCAGATGCGCTACAACCTTCAAGAAGGTTTTCCTCTTTTAACGACTAAAAAATTGCATACACGCTCGATCTTTCATGAGCTTTTGTGGTTCTTAAAAGGCGATACCAACGTTAAATATCTTCACGACAACAAAGTGACGATTTGGGATGAGTGGGCTGACGAGAACGGCGACTTGGGTCCCGTTTACGGAAAACAATGGCGCTCTTGGGAAACAGCTGACGGTCGCACGATTGACCAAATCTCAAACGTGGTCGAACAGATTAAGAAAAATCCCAACTCTCGTCGTTTGTTGGTGGTGGCTTTCAATCCTGGAGACGTGGATAAAATGGCTTTGCCTCCGTGCCACGCTTTCTTTCAATTTTATGTAGCTGATGGAAAACTTTCTTGTCAGCTGTATCAACGAAGCGCGGATATTTTCTTGGGCGTGCCGTTCAATATCGCAAGCTATGCGCTTCTTACACACATGATCGCGCAAGTTTGTGATTTGCAGGTTGGCGACTTTGTTCACACCTTGGGTGATGCGCATTTGTATTTGAACCATTTGGAGCAAGCGCAGTTGCAACTCACTCGTGACTTCCGCCCGCTTCCACAATTGAAGTTGAATCCGGATAAGAAAAATCTTTTTGATTTCACTTATGAAGATATTGAAATCGTCGGGTATGATCCGCACCCTGCAATCAAAGCTCCGGTGGCTGTATGATTTTAACTCATGTCGTAGCCTGCTCTAAAAATCATGTGATCGGGACCCAAGGAGGTCTTCCTTGGAATATTCCCGAGGACATGAAGTTTTTCAGAGACACCACAAAAGGCCACATCATGATTATGGGAAGAAAGACGTTTGAATCTTTCAACGGTCGCGCTCTTCCCAACCGCTATCACATTGTGATCACGCGTGATCCAAAGTCACAAAGCTTTCCGTCGGCAGAATCAAGTCCCGTGGTCTTTGTCTCTTCCATTGATGAAGCCATCGCTCACGCCAAGCCTTTAACGGCGAAATGGGGCGACGAAGTGTTCGTGATCGGTGGTGGAGAGATCTACAAACAGATCATGGATAAGACCGACAAAATCTATCTAACCCTGATCCACAAAGAGTTTGCGGGCGATACCTATTATCCGCGGATTGACGAAAAGGTGTTCACTCTGACTGAACGTCGTGACGTGGAATCGACTGTTCCGTTTTCATTTCTCACGTACATTCGCAAGTAGAGTCTAGATTTCAGTCTCATTCTGAGAAATCTACAGTTTAGACTCTACGAACGCGATTTTTTTTCCGAGAATAGAGTCAAGACACGATCCTCGGAGTGAGTATGAGCACAGCAAAGCGCTACAAAACCAAAGAAACCGCTCAGGTCGAAGTCTATGGCCACATCGGAATCCTTGTCGCCAATCTGAAAAACTTGTCTCAAACAGGTGCCTTCCTTGAAGTTTCTCAAGGCGATTACGTACCTCAAAAAGGCGATCTCTTAAACCTCACTGTCAATTTGACGTCTCTTCGCCGCACCCACAACGTGGCCGCAGAGGTTGTTTGGAGTAAGGGTTTGGGACTTGGCATTTGCTTTATCGGCAAAGATCAGGTTCTTGAAAGAATGATGGCAAAAGGGACCTCCTTCTAATAGAATCTGATCTGTCATGCAGATTCACACAAACAAAGATCTTAGTTCATTAAACACTCTTCAACTGCGCTCTCAAGCAGAGCACTTCGCGGAACTGCATTCTGAACAAGACGTGCGTGATATTCTCAACGATTCTTCCCTGCGCAAACTTTCCTGGAATATTTTAGGCGGAGGAAGCAATCTCGTTTTACCTTCCACTGTTCGTGGACTTGTTTTAAAAGTTGCAAATCAGGGCCGCGAGTTGATCGGCGAAGACCACGAGGCTTGGTATGTGAAAGTTCAAGCCGGTGAAGTTTGGCATGATTTTGTGCAATGGACTTTGCAACAAGGTTATTGGGGATTGGAGAATCTTTCTTTGATTCCCGGAACTGCCGGGGCCGCGCCGATTCAAAATATCGGTGCTTATGGCGTTGAGGTCAAAGACACCTTGTGGGAAGTTTCGTGCCTCGATTTACAATCTGGCGAAAACAAAGTTTTCTCTAATAAAGAATGCCACTTTGCTTATCGCGATAGTTTCTTTAAGCAAGAAGGTGCGGGTCGTTATCTTGTGTGGAATATGACCTTCCGCTTACCTAAGAAAAATGTTTTGCATTTAGAATACGGCGACATTCGCAAAGAACTGGAACGCCAACAACTCGTTGCGGAACCACGCACGATTGCCAATGCGGTAATTCACATTCGCCAATCCAAACTTCCCGATCCTAAGGTCATTGGCAATGCCGGAAGTTTCTTTAAGAATCCCATTGTTTCAAAAGATATGCGCGACACTCTTTTACAGTCGCACACAGATCTTGTGAGCTTTCCTTATCAGAATACGCAATTTAAATTGGCAGCAGGCTGGTTGATTGATCGTGCCGGTTGGAAGGGTAAAAAACTAGGTCCCGTGGGAATGTATGAAAAACAAGCCTTGGTGCTGGTGAATCATGGTGGAGCTTCTGCGGATGACGTTTGGAAACTTGCGAATCAAGTTTCCCTCGACGTTAAAAATGCTTTTGGTGTTGAAATCGAACCCGAACCTATTCGTTGGTAGATTCTGAATCCCCCGCTCTGATCTCTGTGAGCGGAAATAAATTTATCGTCAAACTGTAGACTTCTTTTTTAGGACCATCTTCTAAAAACTCCGCAAGCTTGCGACGTTCATGGTGAGACGTTGCACGGGTCGTTTTAACAACCACACGAGAAGAGGTGCGCTCCATGCTGCCATCCTGCACACGGCTCAGAGAAATTCCCAAACGCTTGGCAATCCAATTCATATCAGGTTCAAAGTCGTCGGTGCGCATAAGATTTAAAATTGCCAAGTTTCCCAGCAACGCACATGCAATGCTATTCACCTGAACAAGCTCGTTCATTCTCCCGCCGAAATTCCCACCATGGCGGCAAAGGAACGCAAAGAGATCTGTGGATTTTCTGTACGAAGTTCCGAGAATTTTACTTTTAAAAACTGCCCGACCATTTCAGCCATAAAAAACCCCTGGACTTTAGCCCTAACGTACTGACCTAAGACTGTACGTCAACATGAATCCCCCTCAACATAAAATATTCCCTGACATTTGTCAGGACCCAAGGAGGGGTTTTTTTATGAAAATCACCAAGCTTCTCGCTGTTGCGGGATTTCTGGCTTTAGGCTTCATGCCTATTCACAAGGCCTACACAGAAGACACGACACAATACTGGATGAAGATTCGCGCGGAGGATAAATTCCAAAGAACTCTGATCGCCAATACCGGTGTCTCTATTGAAACAACTCGCGAAGATTTCGTGGTCGGCATTGGAAGTCTTGAAGAAAAGAATAAGGTCGAAGCTTTGGGTCTTTTGGAAGTCAGCTTTCCTCTAACGGCAGAGATGGATTTCCCTTCTAAAGACGCCGCTTTTCATAACTATGCGGAGATGACCGACAAGCTTCGTTCTTTAACGAGCCAATACTCACAAATTGCGCAGATGTCTTCCATCGGAAAAACATATGAAGGACGCGATATCTGGGTTGTGCGTATTTCCGGAGATCTTGCTCATGCGGATTCTTTGCCTGCTGCGATCTTTATGGGTGGCCACCATGCTCGTGAACATCTTTCGATTGAACTTCCTCTTTATTATATTGAGTATCTTTTAACTGAATATGCGAAAGGAAATCCCCGCGTTCAGCGTCTTGTGAATGGCCGTGATATCCATATCATCCCTATGGTGAACGCAGACGGGGCTGAGTACGATATCTCTACAGGCAGTTATAAATCGTGGAGAAAAAATCGCGCGAAAAACAATGACGGCACTTACGGTGTCGATCTAAATCGCAACTACGGCTACGGCTGGGGCGGCGGTGGCGCCAGCACAAGTCCTAACAGTGATACATTCCGTGGACCGAGTGCTTTCAGTGAGCCTGAAACTCAAGCAGTTAAAAAGTACATTGAGGATCACCAGAACATCACGATCCTGCTTTCATTCCACACGTTTTCTCAGTTGATCTTATACCCTTGGGGCCACGTTTACGACAGCATTGCCAACGCTCGTGACAAACAAGTTCACGAAACAATGGCTAAAAAGATGGCCGAGTGGAATGGTTACACTCCAGAGCAATCTTCAGATCTTTACATTGCCAGCGGAGACACGACAGATTGGTCTTACGGGGAGCATAAGATCATTTCCTTCACTTTCGAACTTGATCCCGCGAACAGTGGCTGGGGATCAGGCGGCTTCTATCCTGGCGCCCAGGTTATTCCTGAAGTTCAAAGAAAGAATTTAGAGCCTGTCCTTTATTTGATTGAGTACGCTGACAATCCTTATCGTGTTATCGACTCAGGTTCTGGACCTATATTTAAACCCTAGTCCACCTGGGGGGAGGATTTTTCCTCCCCCAGCTTATTTAAACTTTGATCTTCTCACCAAACGTAGCACAACGGTGCTATATTAAAAGGGGAGATCCAAATGAAAGACAAACCCACCGACAACTGCCCTATTTGTTCTACTCAAGAAGAAAAAATCACAGAACAAATCATTCCTCTTTTACAGTTAAAAAAATTCCCTAAAGGCGCTTTGATCTTTGAACAAGAATATTCTTCTTCTGGTCTTTATCTGATTCGCAAGGGATCTGTGAAAATCTTCAAACTCTCCCCTGCCGGAAAAGAAATGTTGATTGAAATCCTAGGTCCGCAAAAAACGTTCGGTGAAGCGGGTCTTCTAGGACAAGATAAAAATACGGAAACCGCGATGAGCGCGGAAGAGTCCGAAGTATTTTTTATTCCTAAATCAGAACTGCAAAATGTTTTAAATAAAAATCCGCAGCTTTATCAATCCGTCGTTCAGGCCTTGATCAGATGGATGGACAAGCTTCACATGGTGATTGAAAACATCAGCTTATCTTCGGCGCGCGATCGTGTTTGGACTTATCTTTGCCGTCTTCAACAGGAACAGAATCGTCCCATTATCCAACTCGGTGGGAAGAAACACGAGGTCGCTTTAATGCTGGGCCTGCGTCCTGAAACTTTCTCGCGCACATTGGCTGAGCTTGAAGCCGAAGGACTGATTAAAATGAATCACAAACAGATTCAATTCATCGACGCGACAGAAAAACACAACCTATAGTGATGCCGATCATTCTTTCCTACAATATTTAGTGATCAATTCTGAAATAAAGCTACCGTCATAGTTATCAAGGATTGATAACTATGAACATCTATCGTTACGACATCGTCTTTCAGGAAGTTCCCAACCATATCTCTTTGGCATTTTACGTCTGCGGATGTCCTCTACGATGTCCTGGTTGCCATTCTCCGGAACTTTGGACAGAGAAAACCGGTGTGCCACTGACCATGTCATTTTATCGAACTTTGCTTTTGCAATATCAAGGTAAGGCCGACTGCATCCTCTTCCTGGGTGGAGAATGGCATTCGCGTGAACTCGTTGAATTTTTAAAAGAAGCTCGCACTGCAGATTTCAAGACCGCTCTTTATACCGGTCTTGACGATGTAACGACAGAAATCAAATCCCATCTGACTTTCTTAAAAACAGGTCCTTGGCGCGCAAAGCTTGGTGGACTTTCTTCGCCCACCACCAATCAGGTCTTTCGAGATCTCACAACAAACACCGTTTTAAATCACTTATTTCAACCCTGAATTCAAACAAAGGAGCACACACATGATTCGTCTCAGCCCAGAGCAAATAAAAAATAAAATAGATTTTATCGAAGGTTATCTAAAAGCGCAGAATGCCGCAGAAGGTTCGCGCCTTGATGCCAATGCCAATGTCACTCATAAAAATATTGCGACTTTGGAGGCGGAAATAAATAAGGATATTAATATTCAGATCAATCGAGCTTTGGTTTCAAATAAGATTGCTGATTTATTTGGTTCTGACTTAGCGCGCGAATACATTCGTCAAATCGAGTCCCATGAAATCTATGTGCATGATGAAACTTCTTTAAAACCTTATTGCGCTTCTATTTCAATGTACCCTCTCTTGCTAGAAGGATTGAAAGGTCTCGGCGGTGAATCCAAAGCCCCACAACATCTAGAAAGTTTTTGCGGGTGTTTCGTAAATTTAGTCTTTGCCGTTTCCGCGCAATTTGCCGGAGCCGTAGCAACAGTCGAGTGGCTCATGTATTTTGATCACTTTGCCCGCAAGGATTACGGTCCCGAGTATTTGAAAACTCACACGAAAATTATCAACAATCACTTGCAGCACGTTGTTTATGCTTTGAATCAGCCAGCAGCGGCCCGTGGCTACCAGTCTGTTTTTTGGAATATTTCAGCATATGACGAATATTATTTTAAATCACTCTTTGGCGACTTCGTATTTCCAGATGGCGAAGTTCCTTCTTGGGAACGCGTGAAGGCTTTGCAAGCTCACTTTATGCATTGGTTTAATGACGAAAGAAAGAAAGCTGTTTTGACCTTTCCCGTGGTGACGGCGGGAATGCTGATTGAAAACGACGAACCTAAAGACAAAGAATTTGCGATGATGTGTGCAAGGGAACTTAGCGAAGGCAATAGCTTCTTTATGTATATGAGCGAATCCGCAGACAGTCTTGCTAGCTGTTGTCGTTTGCGCAATGAAATTTCAGACAATACATTTAGTTACTCGTTAGGTGCCGGGGGAGTCGCCACAGGGTCCATCAATGTCATCACCATTAATATGAATCGACTTGTGCAAAAAGGTCTTGATCTGAAAGATACGGTTCAGAAAGTGCAAAAGTATCAAGTCGCTTATCGCACTTTGATGCAGGAGTATCTCGAAGCGGGAATGCTCAGTGCGTATTCATCCGGATTTATCACCTTAGATAAACAGTTTCTCACTATCGGAATTAACGGCATGACGGAAGCGGCAGAGTCGCAGGGTTTACGCGTGCAGAATAGCGCCGAGTACAAAGACTTTGTTCGCGAAAAGCTCAAAGTCATTTACGACGAAAATCGTAAAGCTCGCGAAACATATGGCTATATGTTCAATACCGAATTTGTTCCAGCTGAAAATCTGGGTGTTAAAAACGCCCAGTGGGACCGCAAAGAGGGACTTTTTGTTCCACGCGATTGCTACAATTCGTATTTTTATGTGGTTGAAGATATGAGTATCAACGCTCTTGATAAAATGGAATTGCACGGAAAAGAGATGATGCAATATCTTGATGGCGGATCGGCTTTGCATTTGAACTTAGAAGAAAAATTAAGTGCGGAAGGATTTTACAAACTTTTGAAAGTCGCGGCTCGATCCGGTTGCAACTACTGGTGCGTGAATGTGAAAATCACTATCTGTAATGAGTGTGACTTTATTGATAAGCGGACTTTGTATCGCTGCCCCGAATGTCACAGTGAAAATGTCGATCATGCAACACGAGTGATCGGCTACTTAAAAAGAATTTCAGCCTTCAGTGCCGCCCGCCAAAAGGAAGCAGCACAGAGGTACTACCATACTAAGGATTCTTCACTCGCAAAATCTTCGGCAAGAAAAGATAGCCCCACACCAAAAGCCCCAACGTCCATGTATAAGCCGCATACAAAAGATGGGATTGATAGATATGCGGAGCAAAACCCGCCGACAAGCGTGTGAGTCCCGCGAATGCAATCAACAGAGCTCCAAGGAAAAGACCCTTGGAGTTCTGCTCCAACTGCAGACCGTGATGGCCGTGAGATAAGCTGACTCGAACCGCCACCATGAATGTCATCAGTGCAAGACCCGAGACGTACACAACGTGAAGCAAGTGAATACGATAGTCAGGGAAAAAGGCAATTCCCCACTGCGCCACAACGATGAACCACGCTGAACCCCAAAGCCACCAACTTTGGAAAGCACGGCGTTTAGGAAACTTATAAATCTTCCAGAAAAAGAATGCGATAAAAGTAATAACGCCTGCTCGCAAAAACTGCGCAATAACGTTCATACCCGTGACTTCCAGAACA
This region of Bdellovibrio sp. BCCA genomic DNA includes:
- a CDS encoding pirin family protein, which produces MMYLRKSDERGYAEFGGWLKSRHTFSFSDYYDPQFMGFRDLRVINQDWIAKGAGFPAHPHRDMEIITYVLKGKVAHKDSLGNVGEITAGEVQTMHAGTGISHSEYNPSPDEDLQLFQIWIMPDVSGAKPGYTQQSFTREQKLNQLKLLVSKDGRDDSQKINQDTDLYASVLEPGVEKEFKLRKGRGAWVQLAEGELEVNGKVMSSGDGMAIQDEELLRFKANKETEFLLFDLK
- a CDS encoding acyltransferase, with protein sequence MNKAKLAARLIFGLLWVVFGLNFFFHFLPQPPPPEAGLKFLSGLMANPYFFPFMKVTEIAVGILLLLNIAVPLALVIIAPITLNIMLYHGVLDPAGVGLAILILVLNVFLGIAYFDSYKPLLKRG
- a CDS encoding LysR family transcriptional regulator, coding for MTLDQLQVLQTIVTTGSFRAASQELHRAQSAVSYSIRSLENELGFKIFNRDQYRPQLTPQGRSFLKKADDLIFQFNELEETAEFLKRGHEPILRLAVSALWPLPSLVSALKEFTARFPQTEIKIIHDILSNDEQLLEDRADLALGHIYNDSSLLITEPLFEVSMIASCAATHPLAKPRGKATDEMLGKYPQIIMSTTLQSSKRSGGIVNMDNVISVQDYATKKAFLVGGLGWGLMPEHVIHEEIKDKTLVTLPQKQHRSKVHIARHSQRELGPCGKFIWDYFSNRQKKKLK
- a CDS encoding thymidylate synthase, translated to MKQYHDLLKAVLENGVKKEDRTGTGTISMFGYQMRYNLQEGFPLLTTKKLHTRSIFHELLWFLKGDTNVKYLHDNKVTIWDEWADENGDLGPVYGKQWRSWETADGRTIDQISNVVEQIKKNPNSRRLLVVAFNPGDVDKMALPPCHAFFQFYVADGKLSCQLYQRSADIFLGVPFNIASYALLTHMIAQVCDLQVGDFVHTLGDAHLYLNHLEQAQLQLTRDFRPLPQLKLNPDKKNLFDFTYEDIEIVGYDPHPAIKAPVAV
- a CDS encoding dihydrofolate reductase, with protein sequence MILTHVVACSKNHVIGTQGGLPWNIPEDMKFFRDTTKGHIMIMGRKTFESFNGRALPNRYHIVITRDPKSQSFPSAESSPVVFVSSIDEAIAHAKPLTAKWGDEVFVIGGGEIYKQIMDKTDKIYLTLIHKEFAGDTYYPRIDEKVFTLTERRDVESTVPFSFLTYIRK
- a CDS encoding PilZ domain-containing protein; the protein is MSTAKRYKTKETAQVEVYGHIGILVANLKNLSQTGAFLEVSQGDYVPQKGDLLNLTVNLTSLRRTHNVAAEVVWSKGLGLGICFIGKDQVLERMMAKGTSF
- the murB gene encoding UDP-N-acetylmuramate dehydrogenase produces the protein MQIHTNKDLSSLNTLQLRSQAEHFAELHSEQDVRDILNDSSLRKLSWNILGGGSNLVLPSTVRGLVLKVANQGRELIGEDHEAWYVKVQAGEVWHDFVQWTLQQGYWGLENLSLIPGTAGAAPIQNIGAYGVEVKDTLWEVSCLDLQSGENKVFSNKECHFAYRDSFFKQEGAGRYLVWNMTFRLPKKNVLHLEYGDIRKELERQQLVAEPRTIANAVIHIRQSKLPDPKVIGNAGSFFKNPIVSKDMRDTLLQSHTDLVSFPYQNTQFKLAAGWLIDRAGWKGKKLGPVGMYEKQALVLVNHGGASADDVWKLANQVSLDVKNAFGVEIEPEPIRW
- a CDS encoding M14 family metallopeptidase yields the protein MKITKLLAVAGFLALGFMPIHKAYTEDTTQYWMKIRAEDKFQRTLIANTGVSIETTREDFVVGIGSLEEKNKVEALGLLEVSFPLTAEMDFPSKDAAFHNYAEMTDKLRSLTSQYSQIAQMSSIGKTYEGRDIWVVRISGDLAHADSLPAAIFMGGHHAREHLSIELPLYYIEYLLTEYAKGNPRVQRLVNGRDIHIIPMVNADGAEYDISTGSYKSWRKNRAKNNDGTYGVDLNRNYGYGWGGGGASTSPNSDTFRGPSAFSEPETQAVKKYIEDHQNITILLSFHTFSQLILYPWGHVYDSIANARDKQVHETMAKKMAEWNGYTPEQSSDLYIASGDTTDWSYGEHKIISFTFELDPANSGWGSGGFYPGAQVIPEVQRKNLEPVLYLIEYADNPYRVIDSGSGPIFKP
- a CDS encoding Crp/Fnr family transcriptional regulator: MKDKPTDNCPICSTQEEKITEQIIPLLQLKKFPKGALIFEQEYSSSGLYLIRKGSVKIFKLSPAGKEMLIEILGPQKTFGEAGLLGQDKNTETAMSAEESEVFFIPKSELQNVLNKNPQLYQSVVQALIRWMDKLHMVIENISLSSARDRVWTYLCRLQQEQNRPIIQLGGKKHEVALMLGLRPETFSRTLAELEAEGLIKMNHKQIQFIDATEKHNL
- the nrdG gene encoding anaerobic ribonucleoside-triphosphate reductase activating protein, which translates into the protein MNIYRYDIVFQEVPNHISLAFYVCGCPLRCPGCHSPELWTEKTGVPLTMSFYRTLLLQYQGKADCILFLGGEWHSRELVEFLKEARTADFKTALYTGLDDVTTEIKSHLTFLKTGPWRAKLGGLSSPTTNQVFRDLTTNTVLNHLFQP
- the nrdD gene encoding anaerobic ribonucleoside-triphosphate reductase; this encodes MIRLSPEQIKNKIDFIEGYLKAQNAAEGSRLDANANVTHKNIATLEAEINKDINIQINRALVSNKIADLFGSDLAREYIRQIESHEIYVHDETSLKPYCASISMYPLLLEGLKGLGGESKAPQHLESFCGCFVNLVFAVSAQFAGAVATVEWLMYFDHFARKDYGPEYLKTHTKIINNHLQHVVYALNQPAAARGYQSVFWNISAYDEYYFKSLFGDFVFPDGEVPSWERVKALQAHFMHWFNDERKKAVLTFPVVTAGMLIENDEPKDKEFAMMCARELSEGNSFFMYMSESADSLASCCRLRNEISDNTFSYSLGAGGVATGSINVITINMNRLVQKGLDLKDTVQKVQKYQVAYRTLMQEYLEAGMLSAYSSGFITLDKQFLTIGINGMTEAAESQGLRVQNSAEYKDFVREKLKVIYDENRKARETYGYMFNTEFVPAENLGVKNAQWDRKEGLFVPRDCYNSYFYVVEDMSINALDKMELHGKEMMQYLDGGSALHLNLEEKLSAEGFYKLLKVAARSGCNYWCVNVKITICNECDFIDKRTLYRCPECHSENVDHATRVIGYLKRISAFSAARQKEAAQRYYHTKDSSLAKSSARKDSPTPKAPTSMYKPHTKDGIDRYAEQNPPTSV